The following is a genomic window from Mya arenaria isolate MELC-2E11 chromosome 4, ASM2691426v1.
ttagcattgaccgatattgatgaaacttggtgcgtAAGTTGCttttgtgaagagctagcttgggattgcttttgagtggggaggggctaaggtcaaggtcactattacttaaaatagaaaaatggtcaaggtcactgttacttaaaatagaaaaatggtttctgcccaataactttagttagcattgacagatattgatgaaacttggtttgtaggtagcttatgtgaagagctagcttgggattgcttttgagtggggtggggctaaggtcaaggtcacctgttactaaaaatagaaaaatggttcctgcccaataacttttagttagcattgaccgatattgatgaaacttggtgcgtaagttgcttatgtgaagagctagcttgggattgcttttgagtggggaggggctatggtcaaggtcactattacttaaaatagaaaaatggtttctgcccaataactttagttagcattgaccgatattgatgaaacttggtgtttaggtagcttatgtacagagctagcttgggattgcttttgaggggggtggggctaaggtcaaggtcgcctgttactaaaaatagaaaaatggtttctgcccaataactttagttaggattgatagatattgacgaaagttggtgtgtaggtagcttatgtgaagagctagcttggaattgcttttgagtggggaggggctaaggtcaaggtcactattactaaaaatagaaaaatggtttccgcccaataactttagttaggattgacagatattgatgaaacttggtgtgtaggtagcatgtgaagagctagcttgggattgcttttgagtggggaggggctacggtcaatgtcactgttacttgaaatagaaaaatgttttttgacaaataacttttgatagcattgatagatattgatttaACTTGGTGTGTgagtagcttatgtaaagagttagcttgggattgcttttgaggggggcgtctctttttgataaaagtaaagataaagtcatacaacaaattaattggctataatttctgattgcccataacaaaaacctggttttgtcgcattgcggcgcttctagttttatttatcttttgatTAACTCACCtacaagattattttttttccgcAAACtgacatgtgtatttattttcatttcagagTTATAGTTTGATAGTGTTGCCTGTTGAAGCTGTAGAATTTACGAGCATAAGTCAGCTGATGTACAAGAATATGCATTGTAATGTGGTCCGTATTTACCGTGTGCAGAACCACAAAATGTGGGAGAAATATTCAGTGTAAGTTAGCTAATTTTTGTTGCACATTGTTAATGTCATGattaaatacttgaaatatttttaagtacAGTCTACAGGTACACACCTCTAATCCAAGAGGTTTGGCGTTGTGAACCATAATGTTATTCCATGTTTCCAACAGTGTCTCCAAATGGATACCACTACTGACTACAGattcaaaaaaaattgttacagTTTATGAAGATTAAAGTTATCTTCATAATGAAGGTGAATTTAATTAGTACATAGCAAGAGGagaatgaaaattaaattctcatgcagatttttttcttaatgaaTTCTTGTGTTCTGACAGGCGTAGGCATAAATAGGAAGGGTGTGCTcagacagacaggcaggcagGAATCGGAAAGAAGTGTTTGACAAGGGCAGGCATACATGTGAAGATGGTGGAATGACAGGGATGGGAAGGGAATGTTTAGATAGGGGCAGGCAAGAATGGGGAGGCAGTATTTGGAAAGGAGGTGTTTTGACAGGGGCAGGCAGAAATGGGATGGAGAAATTTGGACAGGGGCAGGCAGAAATGGGAAGGGGGTGATTGAACAGGGGCAGGCAGAAATGGGAAGGGGTTGTTTGGACAGGGCCAGGCAGCATAAGGAAGAGATTTTTGACAGAGGGCTAGTAGGAATGGAAACATGGTTCTCAGTCAGAGGCAGGGGAAAAAGGGAAGGGGGTCTTCAGAAAGGGACAGACATACATGGGTTGAAGAATTTGGACAGTGGCAGGTATAATTGGGAAGGGGATGTTCGGGCAGGGGCAGGCAGAAATAGGAAGGGGATGTTCGGACAGGGTCAGTCAGGAATGGGAAGAGGGTGTTAAGATGGGGGGGGGATATGGGAAAGGGGTGTTTCAACAGAAATGGGAAGGAAGTATTCAGACAGGGGCAGGAATAGATGGCAAGGAGCTGTTCAGATAGGgacaaattaaaattgttgGGAAGGGTGTGTTCGTATGGGGATCAACCAGGAATGGGAATCTGAAAATTTAGTTTTTAGCTGGCTTAACTATAATGtgtgaaaatataaaactcttTTCAGAACAAGGAGTCACATGATTGAGGATCTGGGAGAGAGAACAACCAATGAGACCCGACTTTACCACGGTACAGACATTCAAACCATAGGGGCTATATGTGAGGAGGGATTTGACCTACGAATGTCTGGCAAGAACGCCTGTTTGTTTGGGGATGGTATGTATGGTCATGGATTGTAAAATCTGTCTTCCCTTGCCTgtataaagaaaaaagaaagcaaagttgttttaaatgacatgaaatgctttttctttaccttttgtTGCTAAAAATGATACATCCATATTTAGAGATTTATTGACGGGCTTGAGCTAAAACTTCGAGTGATCTGATGTCTGGAAAGACCCAAGTTTCCATTTAAGTCTGTTATGAAATTACTTAcatgacaataattatattttgcaatgtttgaaGTTGTCATACTGATTGTTTATTGCTTTGTGGAAATTGcttatatgttcaaaggctgtcgtatacttcatgtgaaaatgtaaaagaaaaaacaatgaaaagtgAATAAAATCTGATATTCTGAGTTCTTGTACAATGCAACacttaaaatcaaatttgagcatttatttctgtttttctttcaaatttcaGGCGTATACTTTGCAAACTCTGCAGCCTTTTCTCACAAGTATGCTGCTATGGGAAGGTCCCGTAGTAAAAGTCAAGCGATAGGATCAGCAGCAGGTATAGCAATGTTGCAAGCCATGTTTGGAGGATATACTGGTGCCAGTGGCGGAAGCTTTGGACCGCCACCTACCAGCTCACAGTCAGCTTCACATACAGGtttgttttaaaaccatttacCGAATGTAAATGCATTTGGCCAACATTGTCCATTAAAACCTGTAAACACATTTGCAGAATGTATTGACTACTGGATGTAAAGAAGTTTCAACCCAATTCAAATAGgtggttttaatatttcaattatccaaaatgtttataaaataaagttgagcataataaatttcagttGGAAGTCTAGCCGAATAAAATTACAAAGTGTGTGACTTAAGTAGCACGAGGCGGAGAATTCCCATAAGTCATTGATTCCTATATCATCAAATAGATTATGTCATATTCtagaattaaaattaattaaagattattattatttaagataaaattgtgattataaacaatagaaataaaatgctACAAGAAATATAACTGATAAATTCGTACGGAAGTTTCATATGGGGTCACATTTTAACAGGggtcaatatttaatgatacaCCTGGTGTAAAATTGGTCAGTAAATTAAATTTTAGAAATTTGCAAGCATCTGGATGACAAAAGTGGGGGTCCTAAATGTAAAATGGGGTCATAAATGTAAAACAGACACCCAGGACTCAATTACATTGCTGGATGACACGGGATATCCTGCCATAATTCTGAGTATTATACACTGGAATATCAGTCttcggctttttaatccaggaATTGGTCTAATTTATGACTAGAAAACatttgcacccaagaacttcctacttggtatgccagttggtcatgactaatagatgacctctattgattttgaggccAATAGGTCAAAAGGCCTTGGTTGCGATGACTTTGAGTTGAAAAatatttccgctcaataactaaagaaggCTTGCACTAAGGAACTTCAAACTTGGTTtgtcagttggtcatgactaatAGATGACCTGTATTTATTTTGAggccagtaggtcaaaggtcgaGGTTGTGGTgactttgaattaaaaaaaaggtttccactcaataactaaaaagGCTTGCACACAGGAACTTCATACgtggtatgccagttggtcatgactaatAGATGACCTGTATTTATTTTGAGGCcagtaggtcaatgtcacagagAAAATTGATTTGTTGGTCACCAGTCCatatgtcacactttgtttcagctcaataactatagaacgcttagaGGGCTCTCAACTAGCCATCATACTTAACAAATCAAGCTAGATGACTCTATTCTgcatattattcaaataatggGCTGAAAtctctggttaaggttttgcttgtaaTCCATGCACGTTTCACAAGAACTTTGCAATCCTTAAACTTAAATGTGGCGTGATAGTTGAACAGgttgtctctgtgacagctcttgtttgtgtTTGCAATTCTCATCATGTGTTATTTTAACAGTGAACGTCATCTTGtgttgaaaattgttaaaataaatcataaatatatctatatcgAAAAATCAAGATGACAAAATTAGTGAAATTGCATCAGTGGGAGAAAGTGTgttaatatcatataataaaacaacattgcaTTGTCAAAAGCTCAAATGAGACaattacatcatttttttaagacTAAGCCCATAACTGAAATCCCTTAAGATCTGAACGTCCCACCACCACCCATATTGCCATAAGTGGACAATTATTACACAAAAGCaaataatttaaagtaatattttggggaaaataaaattatttgtaaaacaccAGTCTTATAAATCATCTAATAACTCAGATACACTCTTTTGATATGTGCTATAGCTGAACAATTTAATTGCAAAGGGAGAAAGGCACTTTGCAGTTTTTGTGACTAATaggtttttttacaattattaaaaacaaggtAATTATGAACTTGACATGAATCTCATGATTCTGAGTCATGCATTAAATGTGATCTAAAAGACATTCTTTGCCAGTGTAAGCAATAGTGATGCTTTGACTTGATTCCTTGAATATGGGGGAAATGTACTTGAGAGGACTTGATTTTAGACTGATTTTCAATCTCTActgacatgttaatattatatatttgtaactcTTCAAAACTGAAGGTTTAACTTTCCATTACAGGGTTCCAGTCTATAGCTCACACCAGTCCAGGCATCCATCTGTCTTCTACAGTTAAACCAGTTAACCCAGTGCCAACAACACAGATTACTTTCACTCAAGCCTACCCTTTAGGGATCCCATTTTCCACTACAGGCGCACACTCATTAAGTGCATTCAACCCTCAAGTGAGCCACCCCACTTCTGCAGTGACTCCTTCCTCTAAGGCAACAGGATTTGCTTTACAAATCACTACTGCAAGGTCAACATTGTCAAATCCTGCACCTATTTCTTCGTTTCCAAGAAATGCATCTTCAGCATCTTCAGTGCCTAATGTTAATCCATTTACTGCTGTACGTTCAGGCTCAATTTCTTCTACTGATGCCCCTGGGTTTTTAAGAAGTTCTGGAATTGACTCTGTATCTACAACCTCTGTAGCTTCTGCTTTAAATGCTTCCACATTTTTCTCAGGGAGATTAAGTGCTGTAACAAGCTCGGTTAAGAAACCAGGTGCATTATTCTCATCATCAAGCCTGTCCTCTTCAAGTTCTGCAGCCTCTTGTCGTGTGTGCTATTCATATGAAAAGGGCATATCATCTATAAGATGTCCATTTCACCAGCCTACAAACCCCAGTTCACCGACAAAGTCAGCCCAGTCTGGAAGCTCTTTCTCGCATCAACATAACCACCCAACCCTGTCACCAAAAATGGCTTCAAAATTTGGTCCTGGATCAACAAGGGATGCGTTCCAAGatttaagacataaaaataTGGACAGGATTTTGAAGGACATGGCTAATGAGGCAGCCAGCTTATCTTCTGGATCAGTGGGCATTTCATCTGTAAGTTTGAAAGCTACAAGTGTGGATACAAAACCAACAATGTTAAGCGCTTCAGGGGCAGCTGGTTCCAATTCCACCTCAAAAACTAAGGAATCAAAGTGGAGGATAAAGGAAGGTATTGTGTATAAATGCAATAACGGCACATATTCTTTTCTCCCAAGTTTGGGGTTCGACTTCAAGcacattgatttaaatgtaaaatgcagTTGCCACTTTGTGGCTAAATACGTTTGTGACAAACTGGCTGGTAGCATTGGCTGGAGCAGACTCAAACCTAGCAGCAGTTCACACCTGTACAAAAAACATCCAACTCCATCTGGAACAGGTGATTTACAGCCAAATTCAGCATTAACTATGAATGCAAGTTCTTCAGTTACAAGAACCACAACAACTGATGCCTCCAATTCTTCCAAAACCAAAACGGACTCACATTTAGGACACACACCAGTTCCAGATTATGCTTCTGTGCGCCAGATTGAAAATTCAAGTCATGGAGGTCAATTCATTTTAGAGGATGCTGTTGTGTTCAAGATGTTTAACGGTTCTTACAAATTTATTCCTGGCTTTAATTTTGACTTCCggaaaaacaatatgaacaacaAATGTGATTGCCATGATTTGCCACTGTATGTGTGTGATAGATTAGTGGGTAGACCAGGTTGGAATAGGAATATGCTAAGTGCCAATTCTGCCATGTATTACAGAGAAGCAGACCAAACATCTCAACAGTCAGCAGCAGCATCTGGCATCTCTACCACATCGGATTCAACGAACACCAGGACATTGAGAGTTGATTTCAAGCCAGGATTTGTTGATAGGTATGTGGACGGATCTTTTAGGTTTACACCAAATATGGGATATGACTTCAGACATGTAAACTTGAATGTCAAGTGTGATTGTCACTCGCTGCCTTTGTATATCTGTGATGGACTGGTTGGTTTTCCGGGATGGAGTAAAAAGAACAGGAGTGGCAAAGCTGACAGTTATATGATAAAGCCTGGCACACCTGGGCATAGCAATTTCTTCGCTGGGACTTCATTAGaagatatatttaaacttaatttccCATCGTTTCCTGCAGCATTTGCTGGTAGCAAAGTTGCTCCAGGGAAAACCGAGAAACAAAGCTCAGTCAGTAAGCGAAAGTCAGCGCCTGATTTAATGAATCCCAATACATATGCAACTTCATCAAGCTTGCCTACAAATTCCCAAGAAGTATTGGACTCCTCAAAGACCCGCCAGAAACTTCCAGTAGCCGCATCTTCTCAGTCCACGCCTGAAGTCACCTGCCTTTCTTCAAGAAAACGATCTTCATCAGCATCAAATGTGAACTTGACTCGGTCATCAGGCACAGAGATACTATCTTCTTCAATTGAGGAAGCTGCATCAATTCTTACCTCAGCTACAGATCCGAATGGTTTAAGAGCAACTGATGCGAAAAAGAGAAAAGTTCAGAGTCTCTGTAGCTGCCATCGAATACCTGTTTCAAtgtgtaaacaaacaaaaaatcttgCAATTAGACACCTTAATAGAATGCAAAAGCTGGcacaaaaacaagcaaaatataAATCCTCCGCTATAGATCCGAATTGTTTAAGTGCAACTGATGCGAAAAACAGAACAGTTCACAGTCTCTGTAGCTGCCATCGAATACCTGTGTCAatctgtaaacaaaataaagttattgtaaCTGGAGACAAGATTCAAAAGCTGGCACAAATACAAGTAAAACCAATGTCAAAAGTACATATGACAGGAGACCGAACCAAGGGAATGGACTACCAACATGGAAACAATACAGAGCAGGGTGCCATAGGAGTAGGTAGTGGTATTCAAAGCAATAACAGAACACATCTATCTCCCGCACAAAGCCATAACAAACCCGCAAGCCAAAATGCTCACACACCAACAGTGAAAATCTTGACTTCTATGTCCACCACCTTGCCCTCCTCAGCGACTTCTTCAAAGAAGACAAATGCCACCGATTCTAAGTATAATCttcataaatgtgaaaaaaagtttaaagatgAACATGAAGCAATGGAGGTAGATTATTCTGAAGTCTCAGCAGCAGGAACCAGTACCCTGTTTAATGAAAAGGCTGCACATGATTCCGGTGACTATTTCATGTTTGTTGCGCGAGTTTTGATAGGTAGAACAAGCAAGGGGAAGCAAGGCTTGAGACGGCCGGAGAAGAATGGGCAAGGGGAGTTAACTCATACTGCTGTTAATGACATCAAACAGCCGaatatctttgttgtttttgacaACACTCAGTGCTACCCGGAATATTTGATTCAATATTCAGCTAATGCTGATCGTAAGAAAACATCCAAGACCTAATGCAGTGGACATTTATGGAATGggtatgaaatgaagaaatttCAATTAGCATGTACTCTAGGGCTTGTTATTTTCGATTGTTAAATCCTGTATAACCATACTGTGTTTTccgtgaaatatattataataattatatattgttacaGACAGTTACTTCTTAAGAGTCATAGGTTCTTGGTTTGTTACGTTTTTATGTATGCGGGCATAAACAATATGGCCCTAAGTCGCTCCACTGCGTGAACGttcaaaacctttgtttttttatgagaatgatttagtttatttatttatggcaGTGCAACTAGGGATTAAACTATGGTCAAGATTGAacactgatatttgttttaaaactatacacatgatcaaaatttcattgctgtatcatcaaaaaatagaaaatgccaCAGCCAAGCATAACACTATTATTTGATctttaaactagacacatttgctAAATTCATTGctgaaattcaaaaataaaaagtagcTCATAAGGTCCAAATTAAtgtcatccaagcacaacattgatatttgtttttaaaactgtacataaGGTCCAAATTACATTGCTATAACTTCAACGATAAGAAAataggtcaaaaggggtggggccagctttgacCTCAGgggaataatttgaacaaacttggtagtgGGCCGTCATTTGACGTAATAAAGGAAACTGGTGAGCACCAGGGCTAGGCCAGTTTTGTCCGTAAGGgcgaaattaaaacaaacttggTCAAGGACCACTGTGtgatgctacatacaaaatacCAAGGGTCTGGGCCTTGTGTTTCTTATCTAAGTCTATACGAAACATGTGACCCCCGTAACGGGGCCAGTGTTGACCCCAGGGGCACGATCTCAACAAATTTGATACAGGACCTTTATAATTTTtatgatgctacatacaaaatatcaaggaTCAGGGACTAGCGGTTTCAGACCAGAAGATGTGCAAAGATTTCCCTACATAAGTttataggaaacttgtgaacaCCAGGGTGTAGCCGGTTTTGTTCCAGTCGTTTAATTTGAACACACTTGGTGGAGGACCACTGTTTGATGctacataaaaaatatagacTTCAGATCAGAAGATGTTCTGAGTTTTTCTATTATAagtctaggaaacttgtgaacTCGGGCAGAGTCAGTtatgacccaaggggcataatttgaacaaaatagaggaccactagacaatgtaacacaccaaatatctaagctttaGGCATCATGCATTTTTGTCAAGGATTGTTTTTCACAAGTTCTTCCTTTCGGTTGCGGTGGCAACTAGAGTTCCGCataaaattcatttctttgaacaattttgaaagggtACTATCCAAGGAACATCCCATTAAGTTTCATCCAAAATGACCAAGCGGTTAAGGAGAAGATGTCGtttaaagcaattgttgacggtgACCAAGCGGTTAAGGAGAAGATGTCGtttaaagcaattgttgacggatgATTGGCGATAGGAAAACCTCACCCTGAGCACTGGTACATACCCAGGTGAGCTAAACGTAATTGAACAGACTATGGGCTACgctgcaatgtttacaaatgaacgtgtggattttatcaacacatttacGTATTTTCACGGTAttcctattttcaaaacttgatgttttatCACTCGACTGAACCCGTTTCCTGGCCGATTGTTTGTGGCTTAACCCTCCATTCTGTATGTTGCAAGCTCAATGTACACAGTTTGTTGAGACTGCAAACAAACCTCTGCCCTATTTCAATAGTACGAGTGTGCCCACAAGTCCATGTTGTACGGTTTAAATAACTAACTAACGGGAATTTAATGCGTTCACGATTattccattgtaaataataaGTCTGAAATTATTCTAGAATTCCGTACCTCTTATGCTTTTTTTCTAGGCAAAACTGATAATCATTTACACTATCGTattgattttatccacaataTAATGCAACGTTACCCCTACAACTTGCATTTAACGTCATAAAGAAATGCCTACATCTTCACAAGCTTAACACTTgtacattttttcagaaatggatgtaaaaacattaaatgataagTCGAAACCCGACCTGCAGTTCGACATAAAGTATAAAGGAAATTTGTGCATTCGACCGCATGGACTGAACTATGACTTTGATATGGGAAAATCGAGATAGAAAAATCGACGGTAGCGgaattgttttatatagaaaatagaaggaataaaTTTGGGACCGCGAAAAAAGTTTAGCCTAACCAGAAACTCAAGATATCAGAGATCAACAAAGCAAGTTACGCCCGTACTTCCTACAAcactgtttacattttcaaccaaatATACAATGTAGGTTTGCTTTTGCGGccctttttcataaaataacaccTGCTGATAAGTCCAGATGTTGCTAACACTCGAtgtaattgaaagaaaaaaagagggTGCACAGTTTTGTCTGTTAAAATcgtcaattaaaaaataaaatataaaagaaaagaaaaaacacTACACTAATTTTTCGTGTATAACGTGCGGATTATTTCGCATTTCTAAGTTTTACATCGGTCTACAACCTCGGTTTATCTATTGTTATTTCATGGTAACAAAATCCAAATTGTCCCTAAACTACTGCTTTACACATCATTTATAACATACAACATGGACGGTCGTACAGTCTTGTACTATTGAAAGGCGGCAGAGTCGTGTTTGCAGTCTCACAAAACTGAACGAATATTGTGCACATTGTGCTTGCAGCAAACACAAGGGGGCGGAGAGGGGCATGTGATAAACACAAACAATCAGCCAGGAAACGTACAGCATGCTCAGaaattagtctaaaataatagacgtgttatacgggattcttccaatccctaacgtctaaacgggaatgtgcaaaaaacgggagtgtttaaaacatattgaaattgttttaagtgaagtattttatggttgaaattgatcataaagagttatattcatattttaccatgtaagtgaaatgttattttgcactgaacaagcatttaatgcattaaaacaagttgtttacctttcctataaaacgaaagttgactgacaaagacaacaattatgcgaaggggaacaactcgatacaatcgtaataactcggcctcctccgacaaagcttcgagatagacctcgttatataatcgtaacaactcggccaatggtcgaaatgttccgagcgatttaaaactgtgccctaaagccttgcaggtgcccttcatgtatatatcgttatgttttgacagaatgaaatgaagaaaagccgtcaaactcattattataagttggatatttaatttttgtgtacggaactaatataaaataacattatctggtaatatttcttgtttttatgttattttatagacgctatatgctttaacccggaatcctgatcggaacaactacccacttttgatactaaacaatttgtacgtgaaggatttgccatatcaaaaatctaaaaaaaaaatccgtcaacgtacaattatttggactagctCAGaaatgccatatttgccgagaaaatatgaaaaattgttgatgaaatcAACACGCTTATTGTTCAATAACTGTTTTATCTCTCGAGTTCTGATAAACTAAGCTGCCAATCGAAGCTACTAGCTTCCGTCACGATCGAGCTTAAGGAACTTATCATAGACTACACACGATGCACATGTGGTCCATTGTTATGTTTCTAAATATGCCAACCCTTTCTTGAGTGAATGTCCGGACACcgtatttttatcaaaatttaagttGAACAGAGGCCAAAGAGTAATTCAGATTGAAAATAGTCGAACTTGGTctgtatttatgttgttttacatgCGTAAGTTGAGAAGAGGCAATAACCCGTCAAATAGAAATGGTTTGAAGTATGTCgaacagttttctttttattgcttttggcAGGCTTTTGAGTTAAACCTGGTTATTAGGATGACGAACGTTGTTTGACGGGCGGGCCGTAAGATGGGTGGCGTCAACTCACCTATACCTATGGTATCAAATagttttagttaggtttgacatatagtgaccaaacatGGCGTTTAGAAAGATTTTATGGTaacctttcatggaattgcgtTTTGGGCTCTAGTaccaaggtcactgtaactaaaaaaagaaaactggtaggtactgaataacttaagctAGAGTTGACATATTGTTACCAAACTTTGTATGtgggaagagtttatagagacattccatgggattgtgtttcgAGTCTCGAGAGCCATGGTCAATGTGAAGGTCGTTGTTACTAAAATACCAAAATTGGTTAGTGCCGAATTACTTAAAATCGAAAaaggttggtactgaataacttaagttagagttgacatattgtgaccaaacttggtatgtaggaagagtttatggatacatCTCATGgcattgtgttttgggccccttAGGTCAAGGCCATTGTTACTAAAATTATATAACCGTTTGGTTACGGTATGTTAAAATAgcttatggaggacttccattaGATTGCATTTTGGGACCCTAGGGTCATGTTCACTGTTtctgaaaagataaaaaaagttgaaaccGAACCTCACAacaaaggctgaagttcttctgtcaaatataaaaaacaacacttagtttcgtcgcattgcggcgtttcttgctTAGCTTTctatattaaattgattttttttattgcttttaacaGGCCCATATagcatcattattgtattcatttctaagacaaagatGTGTTTAGTCGAACTCGCCGTCCTACGACAGCctttgtattttttctatttctaacATTTGACGACAAAGTTGACATGAATATctatagcaaaaaaaaaatcacttggACGTTTGttcaagtaaattcaattttttaGGTTTCCTTGTCAAAATCTTACATTTTAATGTTACTGGGCAATTCTACCAAAAATCATATGGCCATGCGTATACGTATAttcaattcaacattttattgcattaaacatatcagacatgtttatagcaaatacaaaatacatacatgtgcaagGCATGGATTTAGGc
Proteins encoded in this region:
- the LOC128231942 gene encoding uncharacterized protein LOC128231942 isoform X1, whose translation is MEGKMDSSIDSSADMNFSDIDDCLDLTDTTLECDRSVVQTNNDATGSDDEVIGVQMKQETSTGKRDDGPSCVSGTVVDISADDEKNNMLHDIRNFEVDNDMLDPDVIVIRDEPPDDAAAENSVELLEDYEEEADEEVGLTLLSGRSKKGKALMRGKTKVKATDKQSGCISTLEQPHVVRGKAPELLKKVIPPPEMECGGCSMMINHFRLVECCEGHLVCNDCVKRTTKDVLMGKMQGSVSCPKPDCSSSVPMSELRKVHESLIIELLEDKWQKDTLDALEKMSDVIKCPGCGLSQVLDVEVKQYKCAGCSKSYCRHCNREWGDRSHDLCISTKKWESSFSGKVINIPAYWCDPPLNQSYSLIVLPVEAVEFTSISQLMYKNMHCNVVRIYRVQNHKMWEKYSVTRSHMIEDLGERTTNETRLYHGTDIQTIGAICEEGFDLRMSGKNACLFGDGVYFANSAAFSHKYAAMGRSRSKSQAIGSAAGIAMLQAMFGGYTGASGGSFGPPPTSSQSASHTGFQSIAHTSPGIHLSSTVKPVNPVPTTQITFTQAYPLGIPFSTTGAHSLSAFNPQVSHPTSAVTPSSKATGFALQITTARSTLSNPAPISSFPRNASSASSVPNVNPFTAVRSGSISSTDAPGFLRSSGIDSVSTTSVASALNASTFFSGRLSAVTSSVKKPGALFSSSSLSSSSSAASCRVCYSYEKGISSIRCPFHQPTNPSSPTKSAQSGSSFSHQHNHPTLSPKMASKFGPGSTRDAFQDLRHKNMDRILKDMANEAASLSSGSVGISSVSLKATSVDTKPTMLSASGAAGSNSTSKTKESKWRIKEGIVYKCNNGTYSFLPSLGFDFKHIDLNVKCSCHFVAKYVCDKLAGSIGWSRLKPSSSSHLYKKHPTPSGTGDLQPNSALTMNASSSVTRTTTTDASNSSKTKTDSHLGHTPVPDYASVRQIENSSHGGQFILEDAVVFKMFNGSYKFIPGFNFDFRKNNMNNKCDCHDLPLYVCDRLVGRPGWNRNMLSANSAMYYREADQTSQQSAAASGISTTSDSTNTRTLRVDFKPGFVDRYVDGSFRFTPNMGYDFRHVNLNVKCDCHSLPLYICDGLVGFPGWSKKNRSGKADSYMIKPGTPGHSNFFAGTSLEDIFKLNFPSFPAAFAGSKVAPGKTEKQSSVSKRKSAPDLMNPNTYATSSSLPTNSQEVLDSSKTRQKLPVAASSQSTPEVTCLSSRKRSSSASNVNLTRSSGTEILSSSIEEAASILTSATDPNGLRATDAKKRKVQSLCSCHRIPVSMCKQTKNLAIRHLNRMQKLAQKQAKYKSSAIDPNCLSATDAKNRTVHSLCSCHRIPVSICKQNKVIVTGDKIQKLAQIQVKPMSKVHMTGDRTKGMDYQHGNNTEQGAIGVGSGIQSNNRTHLSPAQSHNKPASQNAHTPTVKILTSMSTTLPSSATSSKKTNATDSKYNLHKCEKKFKDEHEAMEVDYSEVSAAGTSTLFNEKAAHDSGDYFMFVARVLIGRTSKGKQGLRRPEKNGQGELTHTAVNDIKQPNIFVVFDNTQCYPEYLIQYSANADRKKTSKT